One window of the Anomaloglossus baeobatrachus isolate aAnoBae1 chromosome 12, aAnoBae1.hap1, whole genome shotgun sequence genome contains the following:
- the LOC142257590 gene encoding olfactory receptor 5AR1-like, with amino-acid sequence MEMVNQSSSSRFILLGLSDVPYLKVIGFLAFFAMYLTTLLANLLLIFVVCVNPKLQTPMYFFLLNLSFVDIFLSSTVVPKLLTITLSKDKSISLLECAVQMHFHLTLGSTECLILAIMAYDRYVAICKPLHYNTIMSRKLCIGLATVSWTISFLNSVFHVIFTFQMSFCHTHDVNHFFCEVPPFILMSCSDTWLHEVTMYISAGIVASLSFIFILISYIHILSNILRISSSQGRYKVLSTCGSHIIVVTVYFGNIMILYLRPHSQSTPNMDNVVSILYTAVTPMLNPIIYSVRNKDVKGTVKKNLFNSKPISTIYVRQIPGGHAESGHGN; translated from the coding sequence ATGGAAATGGTCAACCAATCATCGTCAAGCAGATTCATTCTCCTCGGTTTGTCTGATGTTCCTTACCTAAAGGTCATTGGCTTTCTTGCATTTTTTGCGATGTATTTGACCACTCTGTTGGCAAATCTTCTTCTGATCTTTGTAGTTTGCGTGAATCCTAAGCTCCAAACTCCCATGTACTTTTTTCTTCTCAATCTCTCTTTTGTTGATATCTTCCTCTCTTCTACCGTTGTCCCCAAACTCTTAACGATCACATTGTCCAAAGACAAGAGCATCTCTCTACTGGAATGTGCCGTCCAGATGCATTTTCATTTGACCCTTGGGTCTACAGAATGTTTGATACTTGCCATCATGGCCTATGATAGATATGTTGCCATCTGTAAACCTCTGCATTACAACACCATCATGAGCAGAAAGTTGTGTATTGGTTTGGCCACTGTGTCATGGACCATAAGCTTCTTGAACTCCGTATTCCATGTCATCTTCACCTTCCAGATGTCCTTCTGCCATACCCATGATGTCAATCACTTCTTCTGTGAAGTACCTCCATTTATACTAATGTCATGCAGTGACACTTGGCTCCATGAAGTAACAATGTATATTTCGGCAGGGATCGTAGCTAGCttatcttttatttttattcttatttcataCATTCATATACTGTCCAACATTTTGAGGATCAGTTCTTCTCAAGGAAGATATAAAGTTCTGTCCACATGTGGCTCCCATATCATTGTGGTGACTGTGTACTTTGGAAATATTATGATTCTTTATTTACGCCCACATTCCCAGTCAACCCCGAACATGGACAATGTTGTCTCCATCCTCTACACAGCTGTAACCCCCATGCTGAACCCCATCATCTACAGTGTTAGAAACAAAGATGTCAAAGGCACCGTAAAAAAGAATCTATTTAACTCAAAACCAATATCCACCATATATGTTCGGCAAATTCCAGGGGGGCATGCAGAGAGTGGACACGGGAATTAA